Proteins co-encoded in one Ananas comosus cultivar F153 linkage group 15, ASM154086v1, whole genome shotgun sequence genomic window:
- the LOC109720954 gene encoding LOW QUALITY PROTEIN: protein OPI10 homolog (The sequence of the model RefSeq protein was modified relative to this genomic sequence to represent the inferred CDS: inserted 2 bases in 1 codon): MFGVVFPERSYPIDASAFAQIGPLHWVLDVGALAPSYRDVREVCVFLLPSAAASLPXRAKIGVAVEDAAALPPATAAEEAAGRRAERVAMRVGENLFNYMQSFCGVDGSRLVVPMDILDRWFRKFQERARKDPSYLKTFLL, translated from the exons ATGTTCGGCGTGGTGTTCCCGGAGCGGAGCTACCCCATCGACGCCTCCGCCTTCGCGCAGATCGGGCCCCTCCACTGGGTGCTCGACGTGGGCGCGCTCGCCCCCTCGTACCGCGACGTGCGCGAGGTGTGCGTCTTCCtcctcccctccgccgccgcctccctccc CCGGGCGAAGATCGGGGTGGCGGTGGAGGACGCGGCGGCGCTgcctccggcgacggcggcggaggaggcggcggggaGGAGGGCCGAGAGGGTGGCGATGCGCGTCGGGGAGAACCTCTTCAACTACATGCAGTCCTTCTGCGGCGTCGACGGGAGCCGCCTCGTCGTCCCCATGGACATCCTCGACCGCTGGTTCCGCAAGTTCCAGGAGCGCGCGCGCAAGGACCCCTCCTACCTCAAAACCTTCCTCTTGTGA
- the LOC109721082 gene encoding zinc-finger homeodomain protein 11-like produces MREIYRECLKNHAAKLGTYAADGCCEYISDEVQPGTLYCAACGCHRSFHRKGVAEHHTSGSDTTAVATKYLQLRGQRATEEDLREGGSKRRTRTRFTQEQKARMARFAGSIGWKMPRREGGAKPPREEGDDVDRFCCEVGVTRKSFKVWMHNHKGGGGGATVMDRNSPACKDSDEGENTNEEEGQGGDMIHSIDVGL; encoded by the coding sequence atgagagagatctaCAGGGAATGTCTGAAGAACCACGCTGCGAAGCTCGGCACCTACGCGGCCGACGGCTGCTGCGAATACATCTCCGACGAGGTGCAGCCCGGAACGCTCTACTGCGCAGCTTGCGGTTGTCACCGAAGCTTCCATCGCAAGGGCGTCGCGGAGCATCACACCAGCGGGAGCGACACGACCGCGGTGGCGACGAAGTATCTGCAGCTACGAGGGCAGCGGGCTACGGAGGAGGATCTGCGGGAGGGGGGGAGCAAGCGACGAACGAGGACTCGGTTCACGCAGGAGCAGAAGGCCCGCATGGCGCGGTTCGCAGGGAGCATCGGGTGGAAGATGCCGAGGAGGGAGGGTGGGGCCAAGCCCCCGCGGGAGGAGGGCGACGACGTCGACAGGTTTTGCTGCGAGGTCGGGGTGACGAGGAAGAGCTTTAAGGTGTGGATGCACAACCAcaaaggcggcggcggtggcgcgacGGTGATGGACCGCAACTCTCCGGCTTGTAAGGATAGTGATGAGGGAGAGAACACCAATGAGGAGGAGGGACAGGGTGGGGATATGATTCATTCGATTGATGTAGGTCTTTGA